A single Curtobacterium sp. MCSS17_015 DNA region contains:
- a CDS encoding aldo/keto reductase — protein sequence MTTGTDTTNRPAASSGTFRIGGDLEVNRLGYGTMQLTGPGVWGPPKDHDEAIRVLKRAVELGVNFFDTADSYGPYVAEELLKEALHPYGDDVVIATKAGLTRTGPNEWPPVGRPEYLRQEAEMSLRRLGLERIDLFQLHRIDPKVPLEEQIGELKKLQDEGKIRHIGLSEVSVDDVKAAQEIATIVSVQNLYNLTDRSAEELLDWSEEQGIGFIPWFPLATGGLTGEDSPLTELAKSKDATPAQVALAWLLKRSPVMLPIPGTSSVDHLEDNLQGATIELSDEEFQELSKLHS from the coding sequence ATGACCACTGGCACTGACACCACGAACCGTCCGGCCGCATCGTCCGGCACCTTCCGCATCGGCGGGGACCTCGAGGTCAACCGCCTCGGCTACGGCACCATGCAGCTCACCGGCCCCGGCGTGTGGGGACCGCCGAAGGACCACGACGAGGCGATCCGCGTCCTGAAGCGCGCCGTCGAGCTCGGCGTGAACTTCTTCGACACCGCCGACTCGTACGGCCCCTACGTCGCCGAGGAGCTCCTCAAGGAGGCGCTGCACCCCTACGGGGACGACGTCGTCATCGCGACCAAGGCCGGCCTGACCCGCACCGGCCCGAACGAGTGGCCGCCGGTCGGCCGCCCCGAGTACCTGCGCCAGGAGGCCGAGATGAGCCTCCGCCGCCTCGGCCTCGAGCGCATCGACCTGTTCCAGCTGCACCGCATCGACCCGAAGGTCCCGCTCGAGGAACAGATCGGCGAGCTGAAGAAGCTGCAGGACGAGGGCAAGATCCGCCACATCGGGCTGTCCGAGGTCTCCGTCGACGACGTGAAGGCCGCGCAGGAGATCGCCACGATCGTCTCCGTGCAGAACCTCTACAACCTGACCGACCGGTCCGCCGAGGAGCTCCTCGACTGGTCGGAGGAGCAGGGCATCGGGTTCATCCCGTGGTTCCCGCTCGCGACCGGTGGCCTGACCGGCGAGGACTCGCCGCTGACGGAGCTGGCGAAGTCGAAGGACGCCACCCCGGCGCAGGTCGCCCTGGCCTGGCTGCTCAAGCGCTCCCCCGTGATGCTGCCGATCCCGGGGACGTCGAGCGTCGACCACCTCGAGGACAACCTCCAGGGCGCGACGATCGAGTTGAGCGACGAGGAGTTCCAGGAGCTGTCGAAGCTGCACAGCTGA
- a CDS encoding PadR family transcriptional regulator, producing the protein MSVRMGVLALLVAEPGYGYQLRGEFEHRTGGSWPLNIGQVYTTLDRLERDGLVARGDADDDGHVVYTATDAGREEVDRWFSEPVPSKRGRDELAIKFAIAVTVPGVDVQRLVQVQRTSAVRALQDLTRLKRTTDPSTELAWSLVLESMVFQAESEVRWLDHVESSVARYQPAPRATVDQPDDEDAYGSEPTGRRTGEAVR; encoded by the coding sequence ATGAGCGTTCGCATGGGCGTACTCGCACTGCTGGTGGCCGAGCCGGGCTACGGCTACCAGCTCCGGGGGGAGTTCGAGCACCGGACCGGGGGCAGCTGGCCACTGAACATCGGCCAGGTCTACACGACGCTCGACCGACTGGAGCGCGACGGCCTCGTGGCCCGCGGGGACGCCGACGACGACGGACACGTCGTCTACACGGCGACCGACGCGGGCCGCGAGGAAGTCGACCGCTGGTTCAGCGAACCGGTGCCGTCGAAGCGCGGGCGCGACGAACTCGCTATCAAGTTCGCCATCGCGGTCACCGTGCCGGGCGTGGACGTGCAGCGCCTCGTGCAGGTCCAGCGGACGTCCGCGGTCCGGGCACTGCAGGACCTGACACGACTCAAGCGCACCACGGACCCGTCGACCGAGCTGGCGTGGTCGCTCGTGCTCGAGTCGATGGTGTTCCAGGCCGAGTCCGAGGTCCGCTGGCTCGACCACGTGGAGTCGAGCGTGGCGCGGTACCAGCCGGCACCCCGTGCAACGGTGGACCAGCCCGACGACGAGGACGCGTACGGCAGCGAGCCCACCGGCCGTCGCACCGGCGAGGCCGTCCGATGA
- a CDS encoding ABC transporter ATP-binding protein — MTSTPLLELDAVAVQYGTGAQAVTALAGVDLTIRPGEMVAVMGTSGSGKSTLLSVSGTLLPPTSGEVRIDGEWVSDRPARELAALRRRVLGFVFQDFNLIPSLTAVENVALPLELDGWRTGRARKAAELALESVELGHRLDAWPDDLSGGQRQRVAIARGVVGDRKLVLADEPTGALDSQTGEVVLRMLRRHVDSGAGALLVTHDARHAAWADRIVFLRDGRIVDETAYAGVELALSDAQDRS, encoded by the coding sequence ATGACCTCGACCCCGCTGCTCGAACTCGACGCGGTCGCCGTGCAGTACGGCACCGGCGCGCAGGCCGTGACCGCCCTGGCCGGTGTCGACCTGACGATCCGCCCGGGCGAGATGGTCGCCGTGATGGGGACCTCCGGATCGGGCAAGTCGACCCTGCTGTCGGTGTCGGGCACGCTCCTGCCGCCGACGAGCGGTGAGGTCCGCATCGACGGCGAGTGGGTGTCGGACCGTCCGGCCCGGGAACTCGCGGCCCTGCGCCGACGGGTGCTCGGCTTCGTCTTCCAGGACTTCAACCTCATCCCCTCGCTGACCGCGGTCGAGAACGTGGCACTCCCGCTCGAACTCGACGGCTGGCGCACCGGCCGTGCCCGGAAGGCGGCGGAGCTCGCACTGGAGAGCGTCGAGCTCGGACACCGCCTCGACGCCTGGCCGGACGACCTCTCCGGCGGGCAGCGGCAGCGCGTCGCGATCGCCCGCGGCGTCGTCGGTGACCGGAAGCTCGTCCTCGCCGACGAGCCGACCGGAGCCCTCGACTCGCAGACCGGCGAGGTCGTGTTGCGCATGCTCCGCCGACACGTCGACTCCGGGGCCGGCGCGCTGCTCGTCACCCACGACGCCCGGCACGCGGCCTGGGCGGACCGGATCGTGTTCCTCCGCGACGGCCGCATCGTCGACGAGACCGCCTACGCCGGCGTGGAGCTGGCCCTGTCGGACGCGCAGGACCGGTCGTGA